A single genomic interval of Rosistilla ulvae harbors:
- a CDS encoding AAA family ATPase, translated as MATATQIKALIDSYGSGDDARFRSVAMQIAASAAKKGQQRLADQLREMIETMPRQPVTSPTAGRARAVPISKPPESLEELVVASYPNTKLADMVLADRHRQMLETLVKEYRDRDALEAHGLTPRRRLLLVGPPGCGKTMTAAALAGQCKLPLIEVQLHSLMSRYLGETATRLFQIFEVMGQSPGVYLFDEFDAIGAVRDASGDVGEVRRVLNSFLQFLERYDGQGFVVAATNLLSLLDHALHRRFDAIMHYALPEPGDARNLIENRLSAFTLSIDDWEVIEHASTGLSHADIVASAEAAARQIVLSGGKCIKIGNLLDCLMERSAVRSPMTSTCDAARQRTASPSSDS; from the coding sequence TTGGCCACAGCAACGCAAATCAAAGCACTCATCGACAGCTACGGATCGGGTGATGACGCCCGATTTCGGTCGGTGGCGATGCAGATTGCGGCCTCTGCAGCAAAGAAAGGGCAACAGCGTCTGGCAGACCAGCTTCGAGAGATGATCGAGACAATGCCTCGTCAACCCGTGACGTCACCGACGGCGGGCCGAGCCAGAGCGGTCCCTATCTCGAAACCACCCGAGTCGCTTGAAGAGCTGGTCGTCGCCAGCTATCCAAACACGAAACTCGCAGACATGGTGCTCGCGGATCGGCATCGGCAAATGTTGGAAACGTTAGTCAAAGAGTATCGCGACCGAGACGCATTGGAAGCACATGGTTTGACGCCGCGAAGACGCCTGCTATTGGTAGGTCCGCCGGGTTGTGGGAAGACAATGACCGCTGCCGCTCTTGCCGGGCAGTGCAAACTGCCGTTGATCGAAGTGCAATTACATTCGCTCATGAGTCGATACTTGGGTGAAACGGCAACACGATTGTTCCAGATCTTTGAGGTGATGGGACAAAGCCCTGGTGTCTACCTCTTCGACGAGTTTGACGCGATCGGAGCTGTTCGAGACGCGTCCGGCGACGTCGGTGAGGTCAGGCGTGTTCTGAATTCATTCTTGCAATTTCTGGAACGCTACGATGGTCAGGGATTTGTCGTAGCGGCAACAAACCTACTGTCGTTACTAGACCATGCGTTGCATCGGCGTTTTGATGCGATCATGCATTACGCCTTACCGGAACCGGGCGACGCGCGGAACCTCATTGAGAATCGTTTATCGGCTTTCACACTATCAATTGACGACTGGGAAGTCATCGAGCATGCATCGACCGGTTTAAGCCACGCGGACATCGTTGCATCCGCAGAGGCGGCCGCCCGCCAGATCGTGCTAAGTGGTGGAAAATGCATTAAGATTGGCAACCTTCTGGACTGCCTGATGGAGCGGTCTGCCGTCCGATCACCCATGACTAGCACTTGCGATGCCGCCCGCCAACGAACCGCTTCGCCATCTTCGGATTCTTGA